From the genome of Cryptococcus neoformans var. neoformans B-3501A chromosome 1, whole genome shotgun sequence, one region includes:
- a CDS encoding hypothetical protein (HMMPfam hit to ABC_tran, ABC transporter, score: 142.5, E(): 9.1e-40; HMMPfam hit to PDR_CDR, CDR ABC transporter, score: 247.4, E(): 2.5e-71): MSATGVPAELNNLGAPITATTQNPSGLANSQVTSGPASSATQHDEHRSSAGNTLADEENDKAVESEKAEVIDAAADGKQKRLAADSSEDIVTELEPHHVSIHRGKEEFAALERRYSTLSQQSQHELHRPTTRHSVRSSFSRKDRVVSRLTQDDAEKAKEGEGEFNLVDVLRSGRENQDEAGIKRKAVGVIWEDLEVIGAGGMRINIRNFSSAIIEQFMMPAFKILSIFGVNPFAPKPKAILHPSSGLLKPGEMCLVLGRPEAGCTTFLKTITNQRAGYMEIKGNVEYAGVGWKEMRKRYAGEVVYNQEDDDHLPTLTVAQTIRFALATKTPKKKIPGVSAKQFQDDMLDLLLSMLNIKHTANTIVGNAYVRGVSGGERKRVSIAEMFCSGATVCSWDNSTRGLDASTALDYAKSLRLLTDIMGQTTFVSLYQAGEGIYDQFDKVLVLNEGHVAYFGPAKEARQYMIGLGYRDLPRQTTADYLSGCTDVNERRFADGRDETNVPATPEEMDKAYKESEVCARMTREREEYKQLMAEDATAREDFRQAVLEQKHKGVSKKSPYTVSFLQQVFIIFKRQLRLKFQDHFGISTGYATAIIIALIVGSVYFRLPETASGAFTRGGLLFLGLLFNALTSFSELPSQMLGRSVLYRQNEYRFYRPAAFALAAVLADVPYNASVIFLFSIVLYFMGGLYSSGGAFFMFFLFVFLTFMVMSAFFRTLGVATSDYNVAARLASVLISFMVTYTGYMIPVQRMKRWLFWIFYLNPLSYGYEAIFANEFSRINLTCDSSYTIPRNIPEAGITGYPDTLGPNQMCSIFGSTPGDPNVSGSDYMATGYSYYKAHIWRNFGILLGFFAFFMFMQMLFIEVLEQGAKHFSINVYKKEDKDLKAKNERLAERLEAFRAGELEQDLSELKMRPEPFTWEGLNYTVPVPGGHRQLLNDIYGYVKPGSLTALMGASGAGKTTLLDVLASRKNIGVIEGDVLMNGRPIGTGFQRGCGYAEQQDTHEWTTTVREALRYSAYLRQPQHVPKQEKDDYVEDIIELLELQELADAMIGFPGYGLSVEARKRVTIGVELAAKPELLLFLDEPTSGLDGQSAYNIVRFLKKLCAAGQKILCTIHQPNALLFQSFDRLLLLQRGGECVYFGDIGPDSKVLIDYLERNGAKVPHDANPAEFMLEAIGAGSRKRIGSDWGEKWRNSPEFAEVKREIQELKAEALAKPVEEKSNRTEYATSFFFQLKTVLRRTNVALWRNADYQWTRLFAHLAIGLIVTLTFLQLDNSVQSLQYRVFAIFFATVLPALILAQIEPQYIMSRMTFNREASSKMYSSTVFALTQLLSEMPYSLGCAVSFFLLLYYGVGFPYASSRAGYFFLMILVTEVYAVTLGQAVAALSPTILIAALFNPFLLVLFSIFCGVTAPPPTLPYFWRKWMWPLDPFTRLISGLVSTVLQDQEVVCKDGEYQVFPAPSGQTCQQWAGAFAEAIGGYINNPDSTGDCQFCQYRTGQAFFTPLEISFSTRWRDFGIFICYVVFNILVLLIAARFLKWQRR; this comes from the exons ATGTCCGCTACGGGCGTTCCAGCGGAGCTTAACAATCTCGGTGCGCCCATCACGGCCACCACTCAGAATCCGTCGGGTCTGGCGAACTCGCAAGTCACTTCTGGTCCTGCATCTTCTGCTACTCAGCATGACGAACACCGATCATCGGCTGGCAATACACTCGCTGACGAAGAAAACGATAAGGCGGTGGAGTCCGAAAAAGCTGAGGTCATCGACGCGGCTGCCGATGGCAAGCAAAAACGTCTTGCTGCTGACTCTAGCGAAGATATCGTCACCGAACTCGAACCCCACCACGTCTCTATCCATCgcggaaaggaagaattcGCTGCCCTGGAGCGCAGGTACTCTACTCTTTCCCAGCAATCCCAACACGAGCTCCATCGCCCCACCACCCGTCATTCCGTCAGATCCAGCTTCTCTCGCAAGGATCGTGTCGTCTCCCGTCTCACCCAAGATGATGCCGAAAAGGCTAAGGAAGGTGAGGGCGAGTTCAATTTGGTTGACGTCCTTCGTTCTGGCAGGGAGAATCAGGACGAGGCAGGTATCAAGCGCAAGGCAGTCGGTGTGATTTGGGAAGACCTAGAGGTTATCGGTGCCGGTGGTATGAGGATCAATATTCGAAATTTCTCATCCGCCATCATTGAGCAATTTATGATGCCCGCTTTCAAAATCCTTAGCATTTTTGGCGTAAATCCCTTTGCGCCCAAACCCAAAGCTATCCTGCATCCTAGTTCCGGTCTTCTCAAGCCTGGAGAGATGTGTCTTGTCCTGGGTCGGCCTGAAGCTGGTTGTACTACCTTCTTGAAAACTATCACTAATCAGAGAGCGGGTTACATGGAGATCAAGGGTAACGTCGAGTACGCCGGTGTCGGGTGGAAGGAGATGCGCAAGCGCTATGCCGG TGAAGTTGTGTACaatcaagaagatgacgaccACCTTCCTACCCTCACGGTTGCTCAGACCATTCGATTTGCCCTTGCCACAAAGActcccaagaagaaaatcCCCGGTGTTTCTGCCAAGCAATTCCAAGATGACATGCTtgatctcctcctttccatGTTGAACATCAAACACACCGCTAACACTATT GTCGGCAATGCCTACGTTCGAGGTGTTTCTGGTGGTGAACGAAAGCGTGTCTCCATCGCCGAAATGTTCTGCTCTGGTGCCACTGTCTGCTCGTGGGATAACTCCACCCGAGGTCTGGATGCTTCTACAGCTCTCGACTACGCCAAGTCTCTTCGACTTCTTACTGACATCATGGGTCAGACCACCTTTGTCTCTCTCTATCAGGCCGGTGAAGGTATTTACGACCAATTCGACAAGGTTCTTGTCCTCAACGAAGGTCACGTTGCCTACTTCGGTCCAGCTAAGGAGGCTCGTCAGTACATGATTGGCCTTGGTTACAGGGATTTGCCCCGTCAAACAACTGCTGACTACCTGTCGGGCTGTACTGACGTCAACGAAAGACGTTTCGCTGACGGGAGGGACGAAACGAATGTACCTGCTACCCCGGAGGAAATGGATAAAGCTTATAAAGAGTCTGAGGTCTGTGCCCGTATGACCAGAGAGCGTGAGGAATACAAGCAGCTCATGGCCGAGGATGCCACCGCCAGGGAAGATTTCAGGCAGGCTGTGCTCGAACAGAAGCACAAGGGAGTCAGTAAAAAGTCCCCTTACACCGTCTCCTTTTTACAACAGGTCtttatcatcttcaaacgTCAA CTTCGTCTCAAGTTCCAAGACCATTTTGGTATCTCC ACCGGTTATGCCACTGCTATT ATCATTGCTCTTATCGTCGGCTCTGTTTACTTCCGTCTTCCCGAAACTGCTTCAGGTGCCTTCACCCGTGGTggtcttctcttcttgggTCTCTTGTTCA ATGCTctcacctccttctctgAATTGCCCAGTCAAATGTTGGGTCGATCAGTCTTGTACCGTCAAAACGAATACCGATTCTACCGACCTGCTGCCTTT GCCCTCGCTGCCGTCTTGGCCGATGTGCCCTATAACGCGTCGGtcatttttctcttctctatcGTTTTGTATTTCAT GGGTGGTTTGTACTCGTCTGGTGGCGCATTCTTTatgttcttcctcttcgtcttccttaCATTCATGGTTATGT CTGCATTCTTCCGTACTTTGGGTGTGGCTACCTCCGATTACAATGTCGCTGCACGTCTAGCTTCtgtcctcatctcctttaTGGTTACCTACACAGGTTATATG ATCCCAGTTCAACgaatgaagagatggtTGTTTTGGATTTTCT ATCTGAACCCTCTGTCTTACGGATACGA AGCTATCTTTGCCAATGAATTCTCTAGGATCAAC CTTACTTGTGACTCGAGCTACACCATTCCTCGTAATATTCCGGAAGCGGGAATTACTGGCTATCC TGACACCTTGGGTCCCAATCAGATGTGTTCTATCTTCGGTAGTACCCCAGGTGATCCCAATGTCAGCGGTTCCGACTACATGGCTACCGGTTATAGCTATTACAAAGCTCACATTTGGCGAAAT TTCGGTATTCTGCTCGGTTTCTTTGCGTTCTTCATGTTCATGCAGATGTTGTTCATTGAAGTTCTCGAACAAGGT GCCAAACACTTCTCAATCAATGTGtacaagaaggaggacaaAGATCTCAAGGCAAAGAATGAGCGTCTTGCCGAGCGTCTCGAGGCTTTCCGAGCTGGTGAACTCGAGCAGGATCTTTCCGAGTTGAAGATGCGCCCCGAGCCCTTTACATGGGAAGGTTTG AATTACACTGTACCTGTTCCTGGTGGTCATCGTCAACTCCTGAACGACATTTATGGTTACGTCAAGCCTGGGTCCCTTACTGCCCTCATGGGTGCCTCTGGTGCTGGTAAAACTACTTTGCTCGATGTTCTTGCTTCCAGGAAGAACATTGGTGTGATCGAAGGTGACGTCTTGATGAATGGTCGGCCGATTGGCACCG GTTTCCAACGAGGTTGTGGCTACGCTGAACAGCAAGACACTCACGAATGGACTACAACCGTTCGAGAAGCCCTCCGGTACTCTGCCTATCTTCGTCAACCTCAACACGTTCCGAaacaagagaaggatgattaTGTGGAGGACATTATTGAACTTCTTGAACTCCAGGAGTTGGCTGATGCGATGATTGGTTTCCCGGGCTACGGTCTCTCTGTTGAAG CACGCAAGCGAGTCACTATCGGTGTGGAACTTGCTGCCAAGCCTGAGTTGCTCCTGTTTTTAGATGAACCCACCTCTGGTCTCGATGGACAGAGCGCGTACAACATTGTCCGATTCCTTAAGAAGCTCTGTGCCGCCGGCCAAAAGATTTTGTGTACAATCCACCAGCCTAATGCTTTGCTCTTCCAGTCTTTTGACAGGCTTTTGCTCCTTCAGCGAG GTGGTGAATGCGTTTACTTCGGTGATATTGGACCTGATTCCAAGGTCTTGATTGACTACCTTGAGCGAAATGGCGCCAAGGTTCCACATGACGCCAACCCTGCCGAGTTCATGCTCGAAGCTATTGGAGCTGGTTCCCGCAAGCGTATTGGTAGTGACTGGGGAGAGAAATGGAGGAATTCACCTGAGTTTGCCGAGGTCAAACGCGAAATCCAAGAATTGAAGGCGGAAGCGCTGGCGAAGCCCGTTGAGGAGAAATCCAACAGGACAGAATATG CcaccagcttcttctttcaactcAAGACTGTGCTTCGCAGGA CTAATGTCGCCCTTTGGAGAAACGCTGACTACCAATGGACTCGTCTTTTCGCCCATCTCGCCATTGGCCTTATTGTTACCCTTACTTTCCTCCAACTTGACAACTCTGTTCAGTCTTTGCAGTACCGAGTCTTCGCTATCTTCTTTGCAACTGTCCTTCCTGCTTTGATTCTCGCACAAATCGAACCTCAGTATATTATGAGTAGAATGACTTTCAAC CGAGAAGCTAGTTCAAAGATGTACTCTTCGACTGTATTTGCCTTGACCCAATTGCTGTCTGAGATGC CCTATTCGCTTGGATGTGCTGtatctttcttccttctgctctATTACGGTGTCGGCTTCCCTTACGCCTCTTCTCGAGCTGGttacttcttcttgatgatCTTGGTCACTGAAGTCTATGCTGTGACTCTCGGTCAGGCCGTAGCTGCTCTTTCACCCACCATTCTCATTGCAGCTCTTTT CAATCCCTTCTTGCTCGTACTCTTTTCTATCTTCTGTGGTGTCACTGCCCCTCCACCCACTTTGCCATACTTTTGGAGAAAATGGATGTGGCCCCTCGACCCTTTCACCCGTCTTATCAG CGGTCTTGTCTCCACAGTTCTTCAGGATCAAGAGGTCGTTTGCAAGGACGGAGAGTACCAAGTTTTCC CTGCTCCTTCCGGACAGACTTGTCAGCAATGGGCCGGTGCCTTCGCCGAGGCCATTGGTGGCTACATCAATAACCCTGACTCTACCGGCGATTGTCAGTTCTGCCAGTACCGAACTGGCCAAGCCTTCTTCACTCCTTTGGAAATCAGTTTCTCAACCAGGTGGAGAGACTTTGGTATCTTCATCTGTTATGTGGTTTTCAATATCCTTGTTTTGTTGATTGCTGCTAGGTTCTTGAAGTGGCAGAGGAGATAA
- a CDS encoding hypothetical protein (HMMPfam hit to Amidohydro_1, Amidohydrolase family, score: 86.6, E(): 6.1e-23), giving the protein MLQEIALPSPADFHVHVRQGKMCELVTPQVGKGGVRTAYVMPNLVPPLTSTDAVLSYKAELEKIDPSVQWLMTLYLHPDVTPAEIRKAAKAGIKGVKSYPRGVTTNSSSGIEDYEVYYPVFKAMEEEDMVLNLHGEVPSDADKNISILNAEIHFLEHLRKLATAFPKLRIVLEHATTSAAVETVASLPSNVACTITAHHLYLTIDEVAPQPHHFCKPLAKEPKDRKALQDAIKSGNEKFFLGSDSAPHPLSSKAPALTDKGAVSACAAGVYTSPILIPLVATLLESFGALDKLEGFVSGHGRKFYGEPAKEGQELRLRRTKEDEGFVKGTFRGDGVEVMPFWAGKRLGWEIAQ; this is encoded by the exons ATGCTACAAGAAatcgctcttccttctcctgctgA cTTCCATGTCCATGTGAGACAAGGAAAGATGTGTGAGCTCGTCACTCCTCAAGTTGGTAAGGGAGGTGTTCGCACCGCGTATGTAATG CCCAACCTCGTCCCACCTCTCACTTCCACCGATGCTGTTTTATCCTACAAGGCCGAgcttgagaagattgatCCCTCTGTTCAGTGGCTCATGACCCTTTATTTGCATCCTGACGTAACTCCCGCTGAGATCCGCAAAGCTGCTAAAGCGGGCATCAAAG GTGTCAAGTCTTACCCTCGAGGAGTCACTACCAACTCCAGTTCTGGCATCGAAGATTACGAAGTCTACTACCCCGTCTTTAAGGctatggaggaagaagacatggTCTTGAACTTGCACGGAGAAGTGCCCAGTGATGCTGACAAG AACATCTCAATCCTCAATGCTGAGATTCATTTCCTCGAACATCTCCGTAAACTCGCGACCGCTTTCCCCAAGCTTCGTATCGTTCTTGAGCATGCTACCACCTCTGCTGCGGTCGAGACTGTTgcttccctcccttccaaCGTCGCCTGTACAATCACTGCTCACCATCTGTATCTTACAATCGATGAGGTCGCTCCCCAACCCCACCACTTCTGCAAACCTCTTGCTAAGGAGCCCAAGGATAGAAAGGCCCTCCAAGACGCCATCAAGAGCGGGAACGAGAAGTTCTTCTTGGGCAGTGATAGTGCTCCCCACCCCTTGTCCAGTAAGGCCCCTGCTTTAACTGATAAGGGCGCTGTGAGCGCTTGTGCTGCCGGTGTATACACCAGTCCCATTTTGATCCCGCTAGTTGCGACCCTTTTGGAAAGTTTCGGTGCTTTGGATAAGCTTGAGGGATTCGTCAGTGGACACGGAAGGAAATTCTATGGGGAGCCTGCCAAGGAGGGACAGGAGTtaaggttgaggaggacgaaggaggatgaaggttTCGTTAAGGGAACATTCAGGGGTGATGGTGTGGAAGTCATGCCTTTTTGGGCTGGCAAGAGGCTGGGTTGGGAAATTGCTCAATGA